A genomic stretch from Aerococcaceae bacterium zg-1292 includes:
- the grpE gene encoding nucleotide exchange factor GrpE, with protein sequence MLTEETKETEVRKESVEEVNSQTTETEEEVEEEAVNEAEDTETTEETVDPVKALEAEKEVLEERILRLQAEIANMQRINAKERQDAAKFRSQKLASDLLEVVDNLERALQAETTSEDAAALKKGVEMVMSQLKTTFERENIVVIDPIGQPFDPNFHQAVSVMPATDGQASETVLNVLQKGYILHERVLRPAMVIVAE encoded by the coding sequence GTGTTGACTGAAGAAACGAAGGAAACAGAAGTTCGAAAAGAATCAGTAGAGGAAGTTAATTCACAAACTACTGAAACTGAAGAAGAAGTGGAAGAGGAAGCAGTGAACGAAGCTGAAGACACTGAAACAACCGAAGAGACGGTGGACCCAGTGAAGGCATTAGAGGCAGAAAAAGAAGTATTGGAAGAACGTATTTTACGTTTACAAGCTGAAATTGCCAACATGCAACGGATTAATGCTAAAGAGCGCCAAGATGCTGCGAAGTTCCGTTCACAAAAACTTGCGAGTGATTTGTTAGAAGTGGTTGATAACCTTGAACGGGCATTGCAAGCAGAGACAACATCTGAAGATGCTGCAGCATTAAAAAAAGGTGTTGAAATGGTCATGTCACAGTTGAAAACGACTTTTGAACGTGAAAATATCGTAGTTATTGATCCGATTGGGCAACCATTTGATCCGAATTTCCATCAAGCAGTCAGTGTAATGCCAGCTACAGATGGACAAGCAAGTGAGACAGTATTAAATGTTTTACAAAAAGGCTATATATTACATGAACGAGTATTAAGACCAGCAATGGTCATCGTCGCAGAATAA
- the hrcA gene encoding heat-inducible transcription repressor HrcA yields MDLTPRQEQILQLIVKLYGETEEPIGSRTLLQKSVLNVSPATIRNDMVALEQLGYLMKAHSSSGRIPSFEGYRFYINQLIQHFNEERESSHALIAPMMKERFYDIQELVNYATERLSKLTGYTTVAYVTNEKFRRMRDFKLSKVSDTQVIASIITDHNRVESQLFQTPQPLDESAIHKIEAMVQDELCDLTLAEIYPRMQLTFPLRIQQAVSMQLNFAPLIKQALDAYDASDYYAVGKNHLFDIIDTQMPIQAWKNLFDLLDGNEDWFKFLANAKKGLDVIFDFQYAPYHYKNLSIITAKIKIGSHLVSFGLIGPATMSYPVVIQHMNQLLVELSRY; encoded by the coding sequence ATGGATTTAACACCAAGACAAGAACAGATTTTACAATTGATTGTAAAATTATACGGTGAGACGGAAGAACCGATTGGTTCACGCACCTTATTACAAAAAAGTGTATTAAATGTGAGTCCAGCAACGATTCGTAACGATATGGTAGCATTGGAACAATTGGGTTATTTAATGAAGGCTCATAGTTCAAGCGGGCGAATTCCTTCGTTTGAAGGCTATCGTTTCTATATCAATCAACTGATTCAACACTTTAATGAAGAGCGTGAATCGAGCCATGCATTGATTGCGCCGATGATGAAAGAGCGTTTTTATGATATTCAAGAATTGGTTAATTATGCCACAGAGCGTTTATCCAAATTAACCGGATATACCACTGTTGCCTATGTCACTAATGAAAAATTTCGTAGAATGCGCGATTTCAAGCTATCCAAGGTAAGTGATACGCAAGTGATTGCGTCGATTATTACGGATCATAATCGGGTAGAAAGTCAATTATTTCAGACACCGCAACCACTGGATGAATCAGCCATTCATAAGATTGAGGCAATGGTTCAAGATGAATTGTGTGATTTAACCTTAGCTGAAATTTATCCGCGTATGCAGTTAACATTTCCGCTTAGAATTCAACAGGCAGTATCAATGCAGTTGAATTTTGCACCACTTATTAAACAAGCTTTAGACGCATATGATGCCAGTGATTATTATGCTGTTGGGAAAAATCATTTATTTGATATCATTGACACGCAAATGCCGATACAGGCATGGAAAAACTTATTTGATTTACTTGATGGCAATGAGGATTGGTTTAAATTTTTAGCCAATGCCAAAAAAGGCTTAGATGTTATTTTTGATTTCCAATATGCACCGTATCATTATAAGAATTTAAGTATTATAACGGCGAAAATAAAAATTGGAAGCCATCTTGTTAGTTTTGGTCTTATTGGACCCGCAACAATGTCGTATCCGGTAGTGATTCAACACATGAATCAATTATTAGTAGAATTATCCAGGTATTAG
- a CDS encoding YitT family protein yields the protein MREIVISILLVLLGNLIFAIAINAVVIPNQLGEGGITGFSLFFLYVFGWNNAVVSFIANTILLIVGWTYLEKRTIIYTLLSIVAMSLFLQYVNIGTFVPENTLVAPLVAGFLIGLGIGIVILGNGTTAGTDIIALIMNKYLGISVSRAFLILDVLILIPLTFVIGLEKGVLTIGTLLVTSQTLSFILEGSNPRKAVTIISDHHEEIATRLTKKLDRGVTIMNGYGFYTKHEKHIIYIVINQRQLLTLQKIIHEIDSKAFVTVADIHQVTGEGFTFFIDAEAVENPALTAGSVSEP from the coding sequence ATACGAGAAATTGTGATTTCTATACTACTAGTGCTGTTAGGTAATTTGATTTTTGCGATTGCTATTAACGCTGTAGTGATACCAAACCAATTGGGTGAGGGAGGTATTACTGGATTTTCACTTTTCTTTCTCTATGTATTTGGTTGGAATAATGCAGTGGTTAGTTTTATTGCAAATACCATTTTGCTAATTGTTGGGTGGACATATTTAGAAAAACGAACGATTATTTATACCCTTCTATCCATTGTCGCGATGTCATTATTTTTACAATATGTAAATATCGGGACATTTGTCCCAGAAAATACGTTAGTTGCACCATTAGTTGCAGGTTTTCTCATTGGATTAGGTATTGGGATTGTGATTTTAGGTAATGGGACAACTGCGGGTACTGATATTATTGCCTTGATTATGAATAAATATTTAGGCATTAGCGTATCGCGTGCTTTTCTAATATTAGATGTATTGATTTTAATTCCATTGACATTTGTTATTGGTCTGGAAAAAGGAGTATTAACAATCGGAACATTGTTAGTGACGAGTCAGACATTGTCGTTTATATTAGAAGGTTCAAATCCGAGAAAAGCTGTCACCATTATCTCTGATCATCATGAAGAGATAGCCACACGATTAACGAAGAAATTAGACCGTGGTGTGACGATTATGAATGGCTATGGCTTTTATACAAAGCATGAAAAACACATTATCTATATTGTTATCAACCAACGTCAATTACTGACATTGCAGAAAATTATTCATGAAATTGATTCAAAAGCATTTGTAACTGTTGCGGATATTCATCAAGTGACAGGGGAAGGATTTACCTTTTTCATTGATGCAGAAGCGGTAGAAAACCCCGCTTTGACGGCAGGAAGTGTCAGCGAACCATAA
- a CDS encoding oxygen-independent coproporphyrinogen III oxidase, with protein sequence MESVNAAYIHIPFCKKICHYCAFNKYFYDGQPVGRYLTGLEHEFSMYLQNHQECFDTIYVGGGTPSCLNIDELTQLLTSIQHYLPYDDKTEYTFEINPGELTFEKCQLLAQFGVNRVSMGVQSFNDRLLRKIGRNHREKHIYQSIEWLREAGITNLSIDLIFRLPEQTMEDFNESLTKALTLDLPHYSLYSLIIENQTLFQQLQREGKLLLPSEDVDADMFELAIRRLHDSGIEQYEVSNFARPGFESRHNLKYWQYVPYYGFGAGAHGFVDGVRYYNSGPVHHFLRAIEANQKPVVNELPLSVADQMEEYLFLALRTTNGFRLSDFNQRFNQNALTLFQTFFEEQTALGLLVIEEDNVRLTTRGLFLADTVFRDLLGTLTMK encoded by the coding sequence ATGGAGTCGGTTAATGCAGCCTATATACATATTCCATTTTGTAAGAAAATATGTCATTACTGTGCGTTTAATAAATATTTTTATGATGGACAACCGGTTGGGCGTTATTTAACTGGTTTGGAACATGAATTTTCAATGTATTTACAAAATCACCAAGAATGTTTTGATACGATTTATGTGGGTGGTGGGACACCGAGTTGCTTAAATATTGACGAATTGACGCAGTTATTAACCAGTATTCAACACTATTTACCGTATGATGACAAGACTGAGTATACATTTGAGATTAATCCGGGTGAGTTGACATTTGAAAAATGCCAATTATTGGCTCAGTTCGGTGTCAATCGGGTGAGTATGGGTGTGCAGTCATTCAATGATCGCCTATTACGTAAAATTGGGCGCAACCACCGTGAAAAGCATATCTATCAAAGTATTGAGTGGTTACGAGAAGCGGGTATTACGAATTTAAGTATTGATCTTATTTTCCGATTACCGGAGCAGACGATGGAAGATTTTAATGAGAGTTTGACAAAAGCACTAACATTGGACTTACCGCATTATTCTCTCTATTCACTCATTATTGAAAATCAGACTTTGTTTCAGCAACTACAACGCGAAGGAAAGTTGCTATTACCATCAGAAGATGTTGATGCGGATATGTTTGAATTAGCCATTCGTCGCTTGCACGACTCAGGTATTGAACAATATGAAGTGAGTAATTTTGCTCGACCAGGGTTTGAGTCGCGCCATAATTTGAAATATTGGCAATATGTGCCGTATTACGGTTTTGGTGCCGGAGCACATGGATTTGTTGATGGTGTTCGCTACTATAATAGTGGACCTGTGCATCATTTTTTACGTGCGATAGAAGCAAATCAAAAACCAGTTGTTAATGAATTGCCTTTATCAGTCGCTGACCAAATGGAAGAGTATTTATTCCTGGCGCTACGTACCACAAATGGTTTTCGTTTATCCGATTTTAACCAGCGCTTTAATCAGAATGCGTTAACGTTATTTCAAACGTTTTTTGAAGAGCAAACAGCATTGGGGCTACTTGTAATCGAAGAGGATAATGTTCGTTTGACGACAAGAGGTTTATTTTTAGCAGATACCGTTTTTCGCGATTTATTAGGTACATTAACAATGAAATAA
- the ribF gene encoding riboflavin biosynthesis protein RibF, whose protein sequence is MEIIRLQHPYHKEQIPKQKIVLALGFFDGVHRGHQAVIRRAKEEAQKRGVPLAVMTFNQHPKILYRNLQAEDVQYLTLLERKLELLRALAVDYLFLVDYTLDFGKQSPQSFVDDYIVGLNAIAVVAGFDYTYGKKALANMETLPVHAKERFDVIEVPELIVDEQKVGSSNIKTLIETNHIENANRELGYAYQTSGVVVHGDKRGRTIGYPTANVQINPQEVLPSVGVYVVRIFVDGTWYQGMASIGYNITFEANRRKTCEVYILDFDRDIYGYHVRVEWLSYLRNEMKFSGIDGLVAQLDADLLQTREYFERNGYGEQNGVG, encoded by the coding sequence GTGGAAATCATTCGATTACAGCACCCATATCATAAAGAACAAATACCGAAACAAAAAATTGTATTAGCATTGGGATTCTTTGATGGTGTTCATCGCGGGCACCAAGCGGTGATTCGTCGCGCTAAAGAAGAAGCGCAAAAACGCGGTGTGCCGTTAGCTGTTATGACCTTTAATCAACATCCAAAGATTTTGTACCGCAATTTACAAGCAGAAGATGTACAATATTTAACTTTGTTAGAGCGTAAACTAGAATTGCTGAGAGCGTTAGCTGTTGATTATTTATTTTTAGTGGATTATACATTAGATTTTGGAAAGCAATCCCCCCAATCCTTTGTCGATGATTATATTGTTGGATTAAATGCGATTGCTGTGGTAGCAGGTTTTGATTATACATATGGTAAAAAAGCGTTAGCCAATATGGAAACATTACCCGTACATGCTAAAGAGCGTTTTGACGTGATTGAAGTGCCAGAGTTGATTGTGGATGAACAAAAAGTTGGTTCTAGTAATATCAAAACGTTAATTGAAACAAATCATATTGAGAATGCTAATCGAGAGTTAGGTTATGCTTATCAGACCTCTGGTGTAGTAGTGCATGGAGATAAGCGTGGTCGTACGATTGGCTATCCGACAGCTAATGTACAAATCAATCCACAAGAAGTTTTGCCGAGTGTTGGCGTCTATGTTGTTAGAATATTTGTCGATGGCACTTGGTACCAAGGAATGGCATCGATAGGCTATAATATAACGTTTGAAGCAAACCGACGGAAAACCTGTGAAGTATATATTTTAGATTTTGACCGTGATATTTATGGTTATCATGTCCGTGTAGAGTGGTTATCTTATTTACGAAATGAAATGAAGTTTTCAGGTATTGATGGCTTAGTTGCCCAACTTGATGCGGATTTATTACAAACGAGGGAATATTTCGAACGAAATGGTTATGGTGAACAAAATGGAGTCGGTTAA
- the truB gene encoding tRNA pseudouridine(55) synthase TruB produces the protein MRGLLPIWKEKGMTSHDVVFQLRKLLKMKRIGHTGTLDPDVEGVLLICLGEATKLVELLMDGQKEYVGEITLGFSTETEDSSGAVVLNTPVLTPVDTRTIDEKMQSFVGIIQQIPPYYSAVKVNGRRLYEYARQGETVERPVRQAVIHSFERINEPKYDATTQLQSWQFRVVCGKGTYVRTLAVDLGEALGYASHMSQLIRQATGGFDAQMALTLEQVALAIDNQTIDQYIYSIEAALSNFPRIDLSMAQFDIIKNGSVVPADYFGQIVTEPVAVFYKDVVKAIYQPHPGRSGFIKPLRMFVLSENEERK, from the coding sequence ATGCGAGGTTTATTGCCGATTTGGAAAGAAAAGGGGATGACGAGTCACGACGTAGTTTTCCAGCTGCGAAAATTATTAAAAATGAAACGAATCGGACACACTGGCACATTAGATCCCGATGTTGAAGGTGTGTTATTAATTTGTTTAGGTGAAGCAACGAAACTTGTTGAATTATTGATGGACGGACAAAAAGAATACGTTGGCGAAATTACACTAGGTTTTTCGACAGAGACTGAGGACAGCAGCGGAGCTGTTGTCTTAAACACACCAGTTTTAACACCTGTTGACACGAGGACGATTGATGAAAAGATGCAGTCGTTTGTGGGTATTATCCAACAAATTCCACCGTATTATTCTGCTGTCAAAGTTAATGGTCGGCGATTATACGAGTATGCACGACAAGGTGAAACGGTCGAACGTCCAGTACGTCAGGCAGTCATCCATTCATTTGAACGGATTAACGAACCGAAATACGATGCGACTACTCAATTACAATCGTGGCAATTTCGTGTTGTGTGTGGCAAAGGAACGTATGTACGGACTTTAGCCGTAGATTTAGGTGAAGCATTAGGTTATGCGAGTCATATGTCACAACTAATTCGACAAGCTACTGGTGGTTTTGATGCGCAAATGGCGCTAACCCTCGAACAAGTAGCGTTAGCGATTGATAATCAGACTATTGACCAATATATCTATTCAATTGAAGCAGCATTATCTAATTTTCCGCGTATTGATTTATCAATGGCTCAATTTGACATTATAAAAAATGGAAGTGTGGTACCAGCGGATTATTTTGGACAGATAGTTACAGAGCCAGTTGCCGTATTTTATAAGGATGTGGTTAAAGCGATTTATCAGCCGCATCCAGGAAGATCTGGCTTCATAAAACCATTAAGAATGTTTGTATTATCAGAAAATGAAGAAAGAAAGTAG